The nucleotide sequence GCAAATTGCCCCAAGATTCCATATGTATCATTTTGGTTCATTTATTTCAATGCGGAAATAAGTTAAGATTTATTTCTTCCTTTAATACTAAGTTGAATCAGGACTTCGGTAGCTTCGTTAACCGAATTGGCTGCAAATCCAGCCACATAAACGCCTTTTTTTCCTGAAGTTGATTTAATTCCGTAAACAACCGCTTCGTCATCGGGATTGCTATCTCCTTCATAACGATATACATGTACAATTTCATATTTACTAGGGTTTTTGACGATATCTTCTTCATGTAAATTGAAATCATATGTAAAACCTTTTTCATTCAATTGGTCTAAAGCCTTGGCTACGGAAGTGTAGTGGTACATTTTGGTCATGATGGTTGGTTTTTAAGTTCAGACTTAAAGATAACTATTTTAAAATTAATTATTTGCAAATGACCTGTTAAAGTGTGGTTTTAAAAATAGTATTTACGTTCTAAAAAATGTAATTTTGCACAACAGACCGCCTTATCGCTGTTCACCTTTGGTGAATTGAGGAAAGTCCGGACACCATAGAGAAGCATAGCGGGTAACACCCGTCGGTTTGTCCCGTTTTCGGGAGGAATTAGGACAAGTGCAACAGAAAGTATGTACAGGTAAGGCTGTAGTGAAACCAGGTAAACTCTATGCGGTGAAATATCAAGTATATCAGCATTTAAGGGTTTCTCGCCCGTTGCTGAAGGGTAGATAGCTTGAGCTTATGAGTAATTGTAAGCCTAGATAAATGATAAGGCGCCAATTTATTGGTGACAGAATCCGGCTTATAGGTCTGTTTTTTTTTCTTTAACTTACTAAGCTTATAAGAACCTTAGACTAGAAGTGTTTAAGAAGTACAATTTAATCTTAAATAATTAATTCAATTAAGCCAATAAAATGCAAACGCGAATAGGAATTCTAGGGATAGGTGGAGTAGGAGGTTATTTTGGTGGTCTCTTAGCAAAAGCCTATGCAAGTTCAGAATCAGTTGATGTTGTTTTTATTGCTCGTGGATTAACAAAGCAGCACATTGCCGAAAATGGGCTGAAAATCGTTTTGGATGAATCCGAGATGACAGTTTTTCCTTCTAAAGTTTCAGACCATCCCGATGAAATTGGCAAACTTGATTATTTGATTTGTGCTACTAAAACCTATGATATTGAAACCAGTTTAAGTTCAGTAGCTAGATGCATTACTAAAAACACCATAATTTTACCACTTTACAATGGAGTAGATGCTACGGAGCGTATAAGTACACTTTTTCCAGATAACGAAGTCTTGCAAGGTTGTGTTTATATTGTTTCACAAATTGAAACTCCTGGTACGATTAGAAAAATGGGTTTTTATGAAAAGTTATTCTTTGGGTCTGATACGGCACCCATCGGAAAATTGAGAAACTTACAATTGCTTTTTCAAAAGGCAAATATTCAAAGTTATTTGGTCGAAAATATTGAAGATACGGTTTGGGAAAAATTTGTGTTCATTTCTACTTTGGCTTCGGCAACTTCTTATTTGAATCAAAATATTGGAGAAATCCTGCACTCAGCTGAAAGTCGTAAATTTTATGTGGATTTACTTCATGAAATTACCTTGCTAGCGGCTGTAAAAGGCATAAATCTACCTGATGATATCATCATGCAAACGATTTTAAAATTAGAAAAAACACCTCATGAAGCAACTTCATCGATGCATCGTGATATTTTAGCAGGAAATAATTTTGAACTAGCGTCTTTAACAGAATATGTTGTGAACGAAGCGGTCAAATACGAGGTAGATACTCCAACCTATAAAATGGTTTTGGATAAATTATCTAAAATCTCTTCATTGGCAGAGTAAATGCATTAGTTTTTTTAAAAACACCACAGATTCGCAAATTTTTTCTTTTAATCTTATATTTTGATTTTAGAAACGAATAAATTTGCGCTAATACCGCTTGAAGCGGTTTTTTTATAATCAAAATTTATTAAAAAAATTAGCGAATCTACGGTTATAAAACTCATGGGTTTAACCTGTTTTCGTTGGTTTAAAATAGTATATATAAAAAGCAGAAATCCCTTTATTTTTTATCGTAAAGGGATTTTCTTATTCTTCTTCACCATCAGTGTCTTCTTCTATTTCTTGCTCTCCGTTTTCCATTTCAAAAAAGCTAAAGATGGAACCACCATAGGTTTTCTTAAATGAAAAGTGGGTAAGATGGTCTAATTTGGTATATTTAGAATGTTCTATAATCATCATGCCGTCATCATTCAAACAGTTATTCGCAAAAATGAGTAATACAATCTTTTCGAACGTTGCTTGATCAAAATTATATGGAGGATCGGCAAAAATAATGTCGTAGGTAGCTTTGTTTTTTTCTAAAAACTTAAAAATATCACTTTTTGTGGCAGCAATATTAAAGTCATATTCGGCTGCTGTTTGTTTAATGAATTTAACACATCCAAAATCTCCGTCTACAGAAGTAATTGGAGAACTTCCTCTAGAGGCAAATTCGTAACTAATATTTCCTGTTCCAGAGAACAAATCCAGTACTTTTAATCCTTCAAAATTAAAATGATTGTTCAAAACATTAAATAAGGCCTCTTTGGACATATCGGTCGTTGGTCGAACAGGAAGTCCTTTTGGTGGTGAGATACGTCTGCCTTTGTATTTACCTGAAATGATTCTCATGAGTTGAAAAGTATAAAGTGTTTTCTGTTTTCGGCCTCAGAAAAATAATTGTTCCATCGTAAGTCTTCTACATCAATCAAACGGATGTTGCGAATAAATCGATAGGCTATTTTGTAAAAATCACTATCCGTAACAATATTCCCTATTAATTCGAGAGGGAAATTCTCCGGATTCATATTGAGTTGTTCTGCTGTAAAAAGGAGGTAATACAAGAAATCTTCTGGGGTAGAATATTCAAAAGAATTGAATAAAAGCAACTTTTGATTCTGAATTACAATGATTTCAAAATGCCCTTCATTAAAATGAACCCACATGGTTTTGGTATCATTATTTTTGGATTTCTCCATTAACTTGGTCACCAAAATACTGTTGGCATGTTTGTAATCGAAAGTGCCAAATTTGTCAATAAAAAAGTTATTCATATTGACATACGGAATATAAACCGCATTAATTTGATAATTACTGATTTCGTCAAAAGCAAAAAAATCCGTTTCAAATACTTTAGTGTTATACTGCAAATAGCTTCCAATGAAATTTTCATCAAAAAGTGCAGTAGGCACAAAAGTCGAAAGGTTGTTATTGTGAATGATTAACACATCATCAAAATCTTCATTCAATTCAGTATGTTTTTCAAAAGCATCCGAAAATAATTCTTCGATTTTTATCCCTTTATCAATAGCGTCAAAATGAACTTCATTAAAAGAGGAAACCGTGTTGTTTAAAGTGTCAAAACAGCAATAAGAAAGCCCAGTCAAGGATACTTGAATGGATAGTCTTTTGTATTTTTTCTCGGTAATGTCCATTAGTGTTGTTGATTTTTTCAGCACGACAAACTTACAAATTTTAAAACCAACAGCAATAGTATTTAAGGAGAATAATTTTAGCGTAAAGCAGACTAAAGTGGTTATGTGGTTCGCAAAGTTTTTTTAAGATTTGATACCAAGAGTACTAGAGAGTACGAGGATTTATCGAAAGTTTTAAAAAGTAATCTGTGTTAATCTGTTACATCCGTTTAATTGGTCTGCTAAAAAAAGCTACCTTTGAACTTCAATTTACAATTTCCACAATTAGATGAATTCCTCCTTATTTTATAGCCTTTTACGAAAAAATTTTCCTTTTGCACCAACCTACAATCAGGATATTTTTTTTCAAAAAATTGCTGTCTTTTTGACTGATACTTATAATGATACAATTTTTGTACTCAAAGGATACGCAGGGACAGGAAAAACGACTGTGATTTCGACAATCGTAAACAATCTACAGGAAATCAATAAAAAATATGTGTTGCTTGCACCTACAGGTCGTGCGGCAAAAGTAATTGCTAATTATTCCGATAAACCAGCCTATACGATTCATAAAAAAATCTATTTCCCGAAGAAATCATCTGGAGGTGGCGTTTCTTTTGTATTGCAACCCAACAAACATAAAAACACCATATTTATTGTCGATGAAGCTTCGATGATTTCAGACACCAATTCAGATTCTAAATTATACGAAAACGGTTCGTTGTTGGACGATTTGATTTCGTATGTTTATTCGGGAACCAACTGTAAAATGATACTGCTTGGAGATACCGCACAGTTGCCGCCAGTGAATTTAGAGGTGAGTCCTGCGCTTGATATTAACACTTTAAGCTTACATTACAATAAAGAAGTCGAGCATATTGAACTTGATGAAGTTATGCGTCAAGAAGAAGACTCAGGAATCTTATTCAACGCTACCGAATTAAGAGAATTGTTGAAAGATTCTTTTATTAGTGATTTTCAGTTTGATGTTCGTAAATTTAAAGATATTGTTCGATTAATTGACGGCTATGATATTCAAGATGCCATTCATTCTTCGTATAGTAATTATAGTATTGAGGACACCGCTTTTATTGTTCGGTCTAACAAAAGAGCAAACCAGTACAATGAACAAATCCGTTCTAAAATTTTGGATAAGGAAAGTGAGTTGTCTTCTGGCGATTTTTTGATGGTGGTCAAGAATAATTATTTTTGGTTAAAAGATTCGGACGAAGCTGGTTTTATTGCCAATGGTGATATTATCGAAGTTTTAGAAATTTTCAAGATCCAAGAATTGTACGGTTTTAAGTTTGCCAAAGTAAAAATAAGAATGGTCGATTATCCAAAACAAATTCCTTTTGAAACGGTTTTGTTGTTAGATACCATCAAAAGTGAATCACCATCCTTGTCATATGAAGACTCGAATCGCTTATATGAAGAGGTGATGAAAGACTATGAAAATGAGACTACCAAATACAAGAAATTTCAAAAAGTAAAAGCAAATGAATACTTTAATGGGCTGCAGGTAAAGTTCTCCTATGCAATCACTTGTCATAAATCACAAGGAGGGCAATGGAATACGGTTTTCATTGAACAACCATACTTACCCAACGGTGTGGATAGGGATTATATTCGTTGGTTGTACACAGCCATGACCCGTGCCAAAAACAAATTATATTTGATAGGATTTAAGGATGACAGCTTTGTGGATTAATCCTTTTAAACATATAAGTCATTTAAGTTTCAGGAAATTAAAAGACTATTATTTAATTTATAGGTTTTAGTTTGATTATATCATCCTTAAAAAAAAAAAGATTGTTTGAAAGGTTTTTAGTAAAAAAAATGATTTTTAATTATCTTTGTAATCTTAAAACATACAAGATGAGTACTATAACTATTGAGGTAGATAAAAAAAGCCTTTCGTTTGTTAAAACACTTTTAGAACATTTAAAAGGAGTTAAAAATATTACTGTAGAGGAAGATGATAGTCCTTATAATCCTGATTTTGTGAAATCAGTTGAAGAAGGCAGAGAGGAGTATAAGAGAGGTGATTCTACGACTATTTCTACTGAAGATTTATGGAAGTAAAATTCACTAAAAAAGCTATTGAACATATAGAATTTTGGAAGAAATCAGGCAATAAAGCTATTCAGAAAAAGATCCAACTTTTGATTGAAGATATAGTTAAAACTCCATTCCAAGGAATTGGTAAACCTGAAGCGTTGAAATATAATTTACTAGGAACTTGGTCTAGGAAAATAAATGAAGAACATCGAATTGTTTATGAAATTCCAGATGAAGGTATAGTATTGATTCATAGTTTAAAAGGACATTATAACGATTTAAATATTTAAACAGAACCTCACTAAATTTAAGTGGGGTTTATTTTTTAAGGGGAAATATGATACCGATTCGTTGAGTATGAGTTTATTGAAAATACTTAAAATGATTTTGTTATAAATCTTAATCTCTAAATTAAATTTTTAAAATATCTTTGCGACTTAGTGCCTTAACGGCAAAACACCTTAGCAGTAAAAAATAATACAAAATGAAAATAATAGCAGTCATTCCCGCACGTTACGCCTCTACACGATTCCATGCCAAGTTAATGCAGGATTTGGGAGGAAAAACAGTGATTTTAAGGACCTACGAAGCTGCCAAAAAATCAAATCTTTTTGATGATGTATTTGTTGTAACGGATTCCGAATTGATTTTTAACGAAATTGATTCCAATGGAGGAAAAGCCATTATGAGTATCAAGGAACACGAATCAGGAAGTGACCGAATAGCCGAAGCGGTTGAAAACATGGATGTGGATGTGGTAGTGAATGTGCAAGGTGACGAACCTTTTATAGATACTGAAGCGCTCGAGAAATTAATTGAAGTTTATAAAAATGATTTTGATAAGAAAGTTGATTTGGCTTCGTTAATGTGTGAAATTAAAGAAGAGGAAGAAATCAACAATCCTAATAATGTAAAAGTAGTAGTGAATCAAAACGGATTTGCATTGTACTTTTCTCGTTCAGTAATTCCTTTTCCAAGAGAAACGAATGTAGGTGTACGTTATATGAAGCATATCGGGATTTATGCCTTTAGAAAACAAGCTTTGATGGATTTTTATAATTTACCAATGCAGTCCTTGGAAGCATCCGAGAAATTAGAGCAATTACGTTATTTAGAGTTTGGCAAAAGCATCAAAATGATAGAAACTACTCACATTGGAATTGGGATAGATACTAAAGAAGATTTAGAAAAAGCCCGTAAAATGGTTTAATGTGTACGTTCGATTACAATTAATTCGTTGTGTTTTTCTACTCTAGGAATAGCACGGATGCTAAAGTTCTCCTTCTTGAAACTGGAAATATAGGTTTCATTAAGGAGATTTTGTTTTTTATCCAAAAGCATAGTGTTGAATAAAATATATCCTTTGGAGTTTAAAAGAGAACAAATTCTATCTGTAAAATAATTTTGATATAAAAAATTAGGCATTTGGGTATCTTGAAAAACATCGACAATAATTAAATCATATTTGTCCTTGGTTTTTAGAACAAATTCGAAAGCATCATCAATTACTATATTGAGTTGAGAAATATCTTTAAGATTGAAGTATTTATTAGCAATTTTAATGATTTCGGGATCAATTTCAACCCCAGTGATTTTACCTTTAAACTGAATGTCTTCAATTAAGGTTTTAACTACGCTACCTCCAGCAACCCCAAGTACCAGAATATGATTCATGCGTACTATTTTTTCAAAACCGATATCTAGAAGTCCAATTTTTAAAATTCGCTGTAAATCGCCATAAGAATAATTAGTGTTTTCAGAATCAATAACTAATTCACCTTTATTCCATAAAACCTCCAAAGACTTACTTAGTTTTGATTTCCTTTTATAAAGAACAATAGGGATAAGGTAGCTGAGTATTTGTTTTATCATGAAGGTCAGTTTGTTTCAAAAATAGGATTTAATTTAATCCGACAAACTATTTTGAATTAAAAACTTTGAATGTACCGTCCTTATAAAAGAAAACTATTTTTTCCACATCCGATGAAAAAGATGCTGCAATGTTAGCTTCAATTATTTCTTTCTTTGATGTTTCTATTTCTTTATTTTCGATTGTAACGGCTTCAGAAAACAAATCATTTGATTCGATGTTTTCTTTGGCAGGAGTAGGTGTCTCTGTTTTTGAAATGGTATTCGTAATGTTGTCTACAACATTTTGATTTCCGTTTGTCTTAGGAAATTGACCTTTTCCGTTGAGTATCCAGTATAAATCTACATCTGGAAATTCTTCCAATATTTTAAGAATAAAATCTAAGCTAGGTTTATTTCTGCCAGATAGAAGATGGGATAAACTAGAT is from Flavobacterium sp. NG2 and encodes:
- a CDS encoding helix-turn-helix domain-containing protein, with the protein product MVNIDDFIKRLEIILDYYGLNASAFADKIGVQRSSLSHLLSGRNKPSLDFILKILEEFPDVDLYWILNGKGQFPKTNGNQNVVDNITNTISKTETPTPAKENIESNDLFSEAVTIENKEIETSKKEIIEANIAASFSSDVEKIVFFYKDGTFKVFNSK
- a CDS encoding 2-dehydropantoate 2-reductase, translating into MQTRIGILGIGGVGGYFGGLLAKAYASSESVDVVFIARGLTKQHIAENGLKIVLDESEMTVFPSKVSDHPDEIGKLDYLICATKTYDIETSLSSVARCITKNTIILPLYNGVDATERISTLFPDNEVLQGCVYIVSQIETPGTIRKMGFYEKLFFGSDTAPIGKLRNLQLLFQKANIQSYLVENIEDTVWEKFVFISTLASATSYLNQNIGEILHSAESRKFYVDLLHEITLLAAVKGINLPDDIIMQTILKLEKTPHEATSSMHRDILAGNNFELASLTEYVVNEAVKYEVDTPTYKMVLDKLSKISSLAE
- a CDS encoding fused MFS/spermidine synthase gives rise to the protein MIKQILSYLIPIVLYKRKSKLSKSLEVLWNKGELVIDSENTNYSYGDLQRILKIGLLDIGFEKIVRMNHILVLGVAGGSVVKTLIEDIQFKGKITGVEIDPEIIKIANKYFNLKDISQLNIVIDDAFEFVLKTKDKYDLIIVDVFQDTQMPNFLYQNYFTDRICSLLNSKGYILFNTMLLDKKQNLLNETYISSFKKENFSIRAIPRVEKHNELIVIERTH
- a CDS encoding DUF3822 family protein; translated protein: MDITEKKYKRLSIQVSLTGLSYCCFDTLNNTVSSFNEVHFDAIDKGIKIEELFSDAFEKHTELNEDFDDVLIIHNNNLSTFVPTALFDENFIGSYLQYNTKVFETDFFAFDEISNYQINAVYIPYVNMNNFFIDKFGTFDYKHANSILVTKLMEKSKNNDTKTMWVHFNEGHFEIIVIQNQKLLLFNSFEYSTPEDFLYYLLFTAEQLNMNPENFPLELIGNIVTDSDFYKIAYRFIRNIRLIDVEDLRWNNYFSEAENRKHFILFNS
- a CDS encoding ATP-dependent DNA helicase; translated protein: MNSSLFYSLLRKNFPFAPTYNQDIFFQKIAVFLTDTYNDTIFVLKGYAGTGKTTVISTIVNNLQEINKKYVLLAPTGRAAKVIANYSDKPAYTIHKKIYFPKKSSGGGVSFVLQPNKHKNTIFIVDEASMISDTNSDSKLYENGSLLDDLISYVYSGTNCKMILLGDTAQLPPVNLEVSPALDINTLSLHYNKEVEHIELDEVMRQEEDSGILFNATELRELLKDSFISDFQFDVRKFKDIVRLIDGYDIQDAIHSSYSNYSIEDTAFIVRSNKRANQYNEQIRSKILDKESELSSGDFLMVVKNNYFWLKDSDEAGFIANGDIIEVLEIFKIQELYGFKFAKVKIRMVDYPKQIPFETVLLLDTIKSESPSLSYEDSNRLYEEVMKDYENETTKYKKFQKVKANEYFNGLQVKFSYAITCHKSQGGQWNTVFIEQPYLPNGVDRDYIRWLYTAMTRAKNKLYLIGFKDDSFVD
- the kdsB gene encoding 3-deoxy-manno-octulosonate cytidylyltransferase — protein: MKIIAVIPARYASTRFHAKLMQDLGGKTVILRTYEAAKKSNLFDDVFVVTDSELIFNEIDSNGGKAIMSIKEHESGSDRIAEAVENMDVDVVVNVQGDEPFIDTEALEKLIEVYKNDFDKKVDLASLMCEIKEEEEINNPNNVKVVVNQNGFALYFSRSVIPFPRETNVGVRYMKHIGIYAFRKQALMDFYNLPMQSLEASEKLEQLRYLEFGKSIKMIETTHIGIGIDTKEDLEKARKMV
- a CDS encoding DUF2683 family protein — protein: MSTITIEVDKKSLSFVKTLLEHLKGVKNITVEEDDSPYNPDFVKSVEEGREEYKRGDSTTISTEDLWK
- a CDS encoding RsmD family RNA methyltransferase: MRIISGKYKGRRISPPKGLPVRPTTDMSKEALFNVLNNHFNFEGLKVLDLFSGTGNISYEFASRGSSPITSVDGDFGCVKFIKQTAAEYDFNIAATKSDIFKFLEKNKATYDIIFADPPYNFDQATFEKIVLLIFANNCLNDDGMMIIEHSKYTKLDHLTHFSFKKTYGGSIFSFFEMENGEQEIEEDTDGEEE
- a CDS encoding Txe/YoeB family addiction module toxin, yielding MEVKFTKKAIEHIEFWKKSGNKAIQKKIQLLIEDIVKTPFQGIGKPEALKYNLLGTWSRKINEEHRIVYEIPDEGIVLIHSLKGHYNDLNI